A DNA window from Pseudomonas tohonis contains the following coding sequences:
- a CDS encoding response regulator, translating to MTTNQPTLLVIDDEAQIRKFLRISLTAQGYKVLEAANGTEGLAQAALARPDLVVLDLGLPDMDGKTVLAELREWSAVPVLVLSVRASEGEKVLALDGGANDYVTKPFSVQEFLARVRVLLRQAGGGEQQEAVVESGPLSVDFAYRRVTLDGAEVALTRKEYAVLAQLARHLGRVVTQQQLLKDIWGPTHVEDTHYLRVVVGHLRQKLGDDPTEPRFIVTEAGVGYRLREG from the coding sequence ATGACGACCAACCAACCGACGCTCCTGGTGATCGACGACGAGGCGCAGATCCGCAAGTTCCTGCGCATCAGCCTCACCGCCCAGGGCTACAAGGTGCTGGAAGCCGCCAACGGCACCGAAGGCCTGGCCCAGGCGGCCCTGGCGCGGCCGGACCTGGTGGTGCTCGACCTGGGCCTGCCGGACATGGACGGCAAGACGGTACTGGCGGAGCTGCGCGAGTGGTCGGCGGTGCCGGTGCTGGTGCTTTCCGTGCGCGCCAGCGAAGGCGAGAAGGTGCTGGCCCTGGATGGCGGCGCCAACGACTACGTGACCAAGCCCTTCAGCGTGCAGGAGTTCCTCGCCCGCGTGCGGGTGCTGCTGCGCCAGGCCGGTGGTGGCGAGCAGCAGGAGGCGGTGGTCGAAAGCGGCCCGCTGAGCGTCGACTTCGCCTACCGCCGGGTGACCCTCGATGGCGCCGAGGTGGCGCTGACCCGCAAGGAATACGCGGTGCTCGCCCAGCTGGCGCGGCACCTGGGTCGGGTGGTGACCCAGCAGCAGCTGCTCAAGGACATCTGGGGCCCGACCCATGTCGAGGACACCCACTACCTGCGGGTGGTGGTCGGCCACCTGCGGCAGAAGCTCGGCGACGACCCGACCGAGCCGCGCTTCATCGTCACCGAGGCCGGGGTCGGCTACCGCCTGCGCGAGGGCTAG